ATGGCGAGCCAAGCTGGACGCTATCCCCACCGATATGAATATGGTCATGATCCCCATACTCAAGTTGAATGGCAGCATCAACTGCTCACGATACGTCTCAGAAAAATCTAGCCATGCGCGTGCAAATCCCCAAGTTGTTTCCGCAGAAAACGGAGGGAAGATAAACACCAGCATGAAAGAACCAACAATCATAAAAGGTAGTGCGGCAATAAAGCCGTCACGTATAGAAGTGATGTATTTTTGTTGACCAATTTTACCGGCAATAGGGGTGACCTTTTGCTCGATAACATTGACCATTTTGTCGTACATAGCGCCCATGTCGTTACTCTCGTTAGGATAAAATTAAGAAAAGCTCGGCGTCAAAAAGTGACCAAGGGGGGACACCGAGCAAAAAGAAGTTAGCCGATAAGTTCTAGTGCAAAATCAAGCACCTTATCGCCTTTTTGCATGCCGTAATCCATCATGTTGATTGGCTCAACTTTGATGCCGTGAGCATCTGCTTTCTTTTGGAAATCTGCTTGCATGTATTTCACTTGAGGACCAAGAAGTACGACTTCGTAGTTACCTACTTGAACGTCAAACTCACTTGCGCCAAATGCTTTGATTTCAGCCTCGATACCGCGTTCTTGCGCAGACGCTTCCATTTTCTTAACCAGTAGAGAGGTAGACATACCAGCAGAGCAGCAAAGCATAATTTTTTTCATTTTTTCTTCTCCAGAATCTTGAATGCCTATTCAATATGCACGTTAGGAAATCATTTGGAAACCGGTTTCCAAATGATTTCCAGTTAAGTGTGAAAACGATCACTGGAAACCAAAGTTATGGCGAAAAATTCGTGACACAGTTAACGAATGTTCTGGATTTGGGAAACCAACCTGTTCAATCGAAGTAGATTGTTTCAGTTCAGCGTCTGAAATGGCTCGCTGGCTGATGAATCGTGATCTGAATTCGGAATTTTACGAGCAGTAGGGTGAAAAACGTGGTGGAGTCAGCATATTTGGATAGTCGGTTTCCGCGAGTCTTTGCTTTCGGGTATCCTGTCGCGGATCGATAAAGCCGGTAGAGTGAATGAACCAATCCATTATGAGACTGTGTGCCAATCAGGTAGAGCAGTTCATGAATCCTGTAGCAAAACTGCTGATGCGAAGTCAGCACCTTATGGCTATGCGTGATGGTTTCCAGCTGGCGATGCCCTTCATCTTCGTCGGCTGTATGTTTGTTCCGATTATCTTTCCTCCGTTTGCGGATTCCGAGTCTTGGATGTCAATGGCTTGGATGGACTTATCTCTGGCGCTTAGACCTATATTGTTGCCGACTTATCAGCTGACTCTAGGTGTTGTCGGGCTTATCGTTTCCTTTGGCGTTTCGGCAAGTCTCGCTAAGAGCTATCAATTGCCAGAACGACTGTCCGGACTGACAGGCTGTATGGCATTTCTCATGTTGGCGGGCTTCTATATCGATGGGCAAGAAGATGTTCGCTATCTTGGTGGGGCGGGGCTGTTCACGGCGCTTATTGCAAGTCTTTACTCTATCGAGGTCGTTAGGTTGTTTATCCGTTTGGGCTGGTACATCAAGATGCCCGAAGACGTGCCTATCCTAACGATTCAAAGTTTCAAGCTTATCGTACCGATCTTTGCCGTCATGATAAGCATATCGACGTTCAATGTATTTCTTGATGCGCAATTTGGTGTGCATTTCCCACAGCTGATCGAAGAGCTATTTCGCCCCTTGGTGTTAGCCTCCGATAGTCTTGCTGCGGTCTTGATTTCGATACTCATTTGCCAGCTTCTATGGTTTATGGGGATTCACGGTGCGCTGATCATTACCGGAATTATGAATCCATTTTGGATGTCTAACTTGCTAGAGAATCAAACTGCGCTAGAAGCGGGTGGACAGGTTCTGCCCCATATCTACCTACCTGCTTTTTGGGACTTCTTTGTCCTTATCGGTGGGGTAGGTTCAACGCTTCCTCTCGTATACTTAGCGATAAAAAGCCGCTCGAAGCAACTAAAGTCGGTGGGTAAAGTTGGCGCTATTCCCGCGATATTCAATATAAATGAGCCAATACTGTTCGGTTTCCCAATCATTATGAATCCGCTTTTCCTAGTGCCGTTTATTTTTGTTCCTATGTTTAACGCCACTATTGCGTGGTTCTTAACCTCCGCGGAGGTCTTAGACCGCGTGGTATTAATGATCCCTTGGTCGGTGCCAGCCCCAATAGGTGCGGCATGGGCTGCAAATGGTAGTTACATGAATGCGCTAATGGTTGTGTTCGCAATGGTGAATGCCTACTTTATCTATCTGCCATTTTTCAGAACTCATGAGAAAATTTTGGTCGAGCAAGAAGAGTTGCGCGCGAAACGAATGCAGCAAGCGCAGGTTGCTCGCTAAACTCCTCGGCCGATGAATATCTGACGTTATTTATTTAAAACACCCTGTTGACCCGTCTATATGTGTAGGGTTTATCTTCCTCGCTCATTTATTAATGTGGAAGACAATGAAAAATGCCGTTCAAACCATATAACGTGAGTGCGTTTTCGCTGCTAAGGCTCTCCCCAACTATTAAAGGCATTCTTTTTGCTCTGGTATCAACAGCATTGTTTACTGCGGTTGGGGTAATGGTGAGAGTGCTTAGCGATTCTTCAATGAGTACGTTCCAGATCTTACTATTCCGACAGTCAGTGTTTCTTGCAGTGTTGCTACCGAGTATTTGGTTCAATTGGTCGAGACTTCTTCGTCCCAAACATCTTCAGCTTCACGTTATGCGTATAGCAGGAGCTTTTACCGCACTAGTTCTTGGCTTTATTGTTGTGGCCGCTATCCCATTAGCAAATGCAACGGCTCTGGGATTCACTCAAGTTCTATTTGTCGCTGTGTTGTCGCGTGTTGTATTGGGCGAGCGTGTTTCGTGGCAGAGAATAGCGACTCTTATTATCGGCTTTGTTGGCGTTATGCTGGTGGTTCAGCCAAGCTTTGAGGGTGGAACATTATTCTATAGTTTGCTCGGATTAGTTGCTGCTTTCGGAGCGGCTATTGCAGCGTTATGTGTGAGAAAAATAGCTCAGCAAGAATCTAAGGTCGCGCTACTTGTCTACCAGGCGTTTTTTGTTGGTCTTTTGGCTTTACCACTCAGTATCCAAAGTTGGGTTTCTCCAAACTTAGAGCAGTTTGTGTTGCTGCTGGGTGTTGGACTTGTATCATCAGTTGCACAATGGTTTGGCGTGACGGCTTATCAATATGGTGAAGCGAACGTTATTTCAAATGTTGAGTACGTTAAGATTATTTACGCTTCGATATTCGGCTTTTATCTCTTTGGAGAACTTCCGAATACATTAGCGATTACAGGAATATTCGTGTTGATATTAAGTGTTGTTATTCCAAACCTAGCGATTGAACGCAGGAGTAAAGTATGTTGACGGTTACGCAGTTAGCGAGAGAGTGTCAGGTATCACGTACAACGATTCTCTATTACGAGAGAGAAGGGCTTTTGATGCCGGCTAGTCGCTCTGACAATGGTTACCGCTGGTATGGTACGAAGGAGATTGACCGATTAAAACAGATCATTTCGTATCGGTCGTTTGGCTTGCCTATTCAGGAAATTACTGAGCTCCTGAGTAAGCAAAATCACCAGAAATCTCAACAGATCTTGAGAAATCAATTTGAAGCTCTAGAGAGTGAAGTTCAATCTCTGAGACTGCAACAAAAAGCGATTCTTGCCGCGCTCGGTGAGCCGATAACACCCACCTCTGGTGCCATGAATAAAGAGCAATGGGTTGAGATCATGCGCAGTGCTGGATTTGACGAAAAAGACATGCAGCAGTGGCACTGTCAATTTGAACGAATGCGTCCAGAAGCCCATCAGGAGTTTTTAGAGTCGCTATCTATTGACGTTGACGAGATTGAATCCATTCGCGCGCAGTCACGACAAGAGTGATTCTCACTGGTTGGGACCAAGCAACGAAAACGTTGCGTCAGATTAATGAAATCATCAATAGGTGCGAAGTATCATTGTTAAGTTATTCATAAACCAAAGCAATTTCGGCTCGTGTTTTCAAAACGTACTTGGCAAAATCTTATCTTAATATTTCTCTACACTCTGCTTGTGGGCTGCGTGTATCAAGTGCTGACGTTCCGTCAGGAGCTCAGCGATAGTGCTGAGCGTGTGTTAAACCAAGTTGAAAGCCAGCTCGCCACTATCGAAGACGAACTTCGATCGATTTATGTCACTACTGAGTGTAGTGAAGAGGTACAACGGACTCTCGCCCACCATGTGTTTAAAAGTGTCGGCTTACGCGGGCTCGCGGTCGGAGAACGTTCCTCAGCGGGGAATGTAAAAAACGTGTACTGCAGTAATTTTGGGCCTCAAACTGGGGAGGTTGACGATACCTTTTGGAATGCACGTGTTGAGCGCGATATCGTCTTTGCCAAGCTGAAAATTAAACAATACCGCCGCGACTTGTCTTATGCGCTTGCCGTTATTGGTAACGGAAAAATTGCAATTGGCACGATAAACCCTCGAATCATACTCGGATGGTGGGTAGAACCCATGATTCCAGACACTCAGTTAGAATTATTTTTTAGTGATGGAGAGCGTCTTATTATCGCTGGTGAGCGGGTATCAGATGATGAAGGGTTTGAAAGTACAGCTCGGTCTGAACGATATCCCATCATGATCAAGGCAACTCAACCAACTTTCGTTCTGCAACAACGAATGGTGACCTTCTTTCAGAGGCTCGTTGTTGGAGGATTGATAGCTCTATTGGCCTTAATCATTTTTGCTGTCTATCAGCGTATTACCGGCAAAGAAGAGCGAGATGCTGAGTTAGAGGTGAATCGTGATTAGACTGTTTATCGTTGCCCTGCTATCAGGAACTGTAAGCTTAGCATTTGCTTATGTGGTGATTAATAATGAGCTTAGTGTTAGCGCCAGTCAGTCTACCGCTAAAATAGACCAGCAAATCGAAGACATTCTCAAAATCATTGATGATCTGCCTAGCGATCCAAGCTGCCCAGATGAAGTGAAGAGAGAGTACGCCGATATCGCTCATGAGAATGAACGAATTCGCGCGGTTGGGTATGTGTTTGATGCAGGAGAACAGTGGCATGTCTGCAGCATGTTTGGGAAAACGTTATCAAAACTCAACTATTGGAGTGGAGCAAAAGTTGAGGACGTGTTTGTTGGTCGCTCCCTGCTAACAGTGCATTTTCCAGAAACCTCATTCGTGGTTGGTAAAGAGAGCGGCAATTTAAAAGCCTTCGCTTACGTCAATCCTCGCCGAGTTTTGGGCTATTGGATCGAACCGAGTTTGCCATACGCAAATTATAGCTTGAGACTGGATGGCGAGAATGTACCTGCGTACACGCGTGCGCCCGTAGAGCTGCAAAGTATGCTTTTGAAGTCTGCGCACTCGAAGAAGTATCCTTATTCAATACAATCTGCGGCTTCCATTGTGGATATGCTCAAAAGAGCAGGAGTTTATTGGCTACGTTTGTTAATAGCGATATTTTTTATTTGGAGTAGCTTTGGTTTGTTGCGGCGTTCGATATTAAAGCCTACTTAAAGATATCCACTATGCAAGTCCTCACAGAACTGAATTTATAATGTCTAGCCTGATGTTTTATGTATTTACTAAAATTAACAAAATATCACATATATTTATGAAATAAATGTAAGTGTCAGGATTATATTTAATTATTCTTAGAAACTTGCGTTGAGATAAAGTTCGTGTGTTTATGCTGGTGTATAAAAGTAAGGAAAGTCAGAAAATTCCTAATAAATGCGATTAAAACAGACCACTGCGAACTTATTTTATATTTTTATTTACACACTCTTAGTAGGGTGTGTATATCAGTTTTTTACGTTTCGTGAGCAAGCAAGCCAAGAAGCTGAGCAAGTGCTGGAAGGCATTGAACAGCAACTTAGTCAAATTCAAAGTGAACTCGAATTTATATCCGATCAAGTGTTGCCGCTTGAAGCCTGTGACAGCTCGATGCAAACTGAGCTAGGTCATACGGTGTTTCGCAGTGTACCCATTAGGGGATTGTTTGTAGGTAGCCAGACAGATGGGGTGTACGAGATATGCAGCAATCTGGGGCCGACAAAACAAGTGCTCGATGCAAGTTTTTGGAACGAAGAGCGAAAGCATAATATTGGGTTTGCTAAAGTGCGCTTCGTAAGAAGTGATGGCAATACTTCTTTCGCGTTTGCAGTTTATCAAGGACATGATGTGGCCGTTGCTACGATTAATCCGAGTGCAATCTTAGGATGGTGGGTTCAACATGTTCCCAATCAAACATATCGAGTTCTCCATTTTTCTAGCAGTGAGCAGCCTTTACTAGAACAAGGTAGTCTAGCTCAGAATCAATATAAAACCACCAAGACGTCAGAGCGTTTCCCGATTTCTATCTCAGTCTATAAAGATACATCACTATATATTCAAGGGATGGTTACTTTTGCGATTCGTCTTCTTTGTGCTTTTGGTGTGGTTGTTATCTTAGTTATGGGACTTGGTATACGACGACAGCGCGCACATGGAGAGAGTGAAGCACAATGAGAAAAACAGTTCGTATAGCGTTGTTGGTGGGTTTGCTAGCAGCGTTTAGTTACGTATTAGCAAGAGCTTCTCTAATTCAAGAGATGCATGAAGAGTTGCAAACAAGTTTGGTTAATATTGATAGTCGAATAGAAAATACGATTAAGCTACTCGATGCGCTACCTCGTCACGATGGTTGTGACGCAGAGCATAAACGTTACTACAATCAAGTGTCCTACACTGAAGAGGAAGTGAGAGCGCTTGGGTATATTAAAGAGCGCGATACTGGATGGTATGCCTGCAGTATCTTCGGTGAAACTCAATCTACTCTTGCTCATTGGGATGGAAACACAAATGCACAAGGTGTGTTCATCGGTTGGTCGTTACTCACTAACTATTTCCCCGAGCCCTCATTTGTCATTGCAATGCGCGAGCAAGACACAAAATATTTCGCTTATGTAAACCCTAGAAGAGTGGTTGGACATTGGCTTGAAAGGCCTTCTCAGCACTACGACTACCACGTATTTTTGCAGGGAGAGGCAAGTCCTCGGTACTCTAGTGAGCATGGTGATGTCAGCAGCGACTATTGGTCAGAGCGGATACTAGAACACCAAGCTGTGTCTGAGCGTTATCCT
This is a stretch of genomic DNA from Vibrio maritimus. It encodes these proteins:
- a CDS encoding CSS-motif domain-containing protein, with product MFSKRTWQNLILIFLYTLLVGCVYQVLTFRQELSDSAERVLNQVESQLATIEDELRSIYVTTECSEEVQRTLAHHVFKSVGLRGLAVGERSSAGNVKNVYCSNFGPQTGEVDDTFWNARVERDIVFAKLKIKQYRRDLSYALAVIGNGKIAIGTINPRIILGWWVEPMIPDTQLELFFSDGERLIIAGERVSDDEGFESTARSERYPIMIKATQPTFVLQQRMVTFFQRLVVGGLIALLALIIFAVYQRITGKEERDAELEVNRD
- a CDS encoding MerR family transcriptional regulator translates to MLTVTQLARECQVSRTTILYYEREGLLMPASRSDNGYRWYGTKEIDRLKQIISYRSFGLPIQEITELLSKQNHQKSQQILRNQFEALESEVQSLRLQQKAILAALGEPITPTSGAMNKEQWVEIMRSAGFDEKDMQQWHCQFERMRPEAHQEFLESLSIDVDEIESIRAQSRQE
- a CDS encoding PTS sugar transporter subunit IIB; the protein is MKKIMLCCSAGMSTSLLVKKMEASAQERGIEAEIKAFGASEFDVQVGNYEVVLLGPQVKYMQADFQKKADAHGIKVEPINMMDYGMQKGDKVLDFALELIG
- a CDS encoding DMT family transporter, which gives rise to MPFKPYNVSAFSLLRLSPTIKGILFALVSTALFTAVGVMVRVLSDSSMSTFQILLFRQSVFLAVLLPSIWFNWSRLLRPKHLQLHVMRIAGAFTALVLGFIVVAAIPLANATALGFTQVLFVAVLSRVVLGERVSWQRIATLIIGFVGVMLVVQPSFEGGTLFYSLLGLVAAFGAAIAALCVRKIAQQESKVALLVYQAFFVGLLALPLSIQSWVSPNLEQFVLLLGVGLVSSVAQWFGVTAYQYGEANVISNVEYVKIIYASIFGFYLFGELPNTLAITGIFVLILSVVIPNLAIERRSKVC
- a CDS encoding PTS sugar transporter subunit IIC, yielding MNQSIMRLCANQVEQFMNPVAKLLMRSQHLMAMRDGFQLAMPFIFVGCMFVPIIFPPFADSESWMSMAWMDLSLALRPILLPTYQLTLGVVGLIVSFGVSASLAKSYQLPERLSGLTGCMAFLMLAGFYIDGQEDVRYLGGAGLFTALIASLYSIEVVRLFIRLGWYIKMPEDVPILTIQSFKLIVPIFAVMISISTFNVFLDAQFGVHFPQLIEELFRPLVLASDSLAAVLISILICQLLWFMGIHGALIITGIMNPFWMSNLLENQTALEAGGQVLPHIYLPAFWDFFVLIGGVGSTLPLVYLAIKSRSKQLKSVGKVGAIPAIFNINEPILFGFPIIMNPLFLVPFIFVPMFNATIAWFLTSAEVLDRVVLMIPWSVPAPIGAAWAANGSYMNALMVVFAMVNAYFIYLPFFRTHEKILVEQEELRAKRMQQAQVAR